A stretch of Ipomoea triloba cultivar NCNSP0323 chromosome 13, ASM357664v1 DNA encodes these proteins:
- the LOC116001220 gene encoding cytochrome P450 71D7-like, translating to MVTTCSSFISEMELKFVLNLVSVIVFLSFVFCIYTLRRRSKSARRQKLPPGPWKLPLIGSLHHFVGGSLPHRFLRNLSRKYGPITHLQLGEISTIVISSPELAKAITNTHDLVFANRPKMMSFDIVYYKCTDVGFSPYGDYWRQMKKICVLELLSSKMVKSFGSFTHEEELSVLISSINAGSPAPINLTEKICWFTSSTIAKAAFGRLRREYQERFIVLVKEALSLAGGFDVADMFPSKEMDSLH from the coding sequence ATGGTTACAACTTGTTCTTCTTTCATTTCTGAAATGGAACTCAAGTTTGTACTTAACCTAGTTTCGGTCATTGTGTTTCTCTCCTTCGTGTTCTGCATATACACATTACGGAGAAGATCAAAATCTGCAAGAAGGCAAAAGTTGCCGCCCGGTCCGTGGAAATTACCCCTCATCGGAAGCCTGCACCATTTCGTGGGTGGTTCACTTCCACATCGTTTTCTTAGAAATTTGTCAAGAAAATATGGACCCATAACGCACCTGCAGCTGGGCGAAATCTCCACCATTGTCATATCTTCTCCTGAACTGGCAAAAGCAATAACTAATACCCACGACCTCGTCTTCGCCAACCGGCCAAAGATGATGTCCTTCGACATTGTGTATTACAAGTGCACAGACGTTGGGTTTTCACCCTACGGCGATTATTGGAGGCAGATGAAAAAGATATGCGTGTTGGAGCTGTTGAGCTCAAAGATGGTCAAATCATTTGGTTCCTTTACACATGAGGAAGAGCTTTCGGTGCTTATATCGTCGATTAACGCAGGATCTCCCGCTCCCATCAACTTGACGGAAAAGATATGTTGGTTCACGAGCTCGACGATTGCTAAGGCCGCGTTTGGAAGACTGCGCCGTGAATATCAAGAGAGGTTCATTGTCCTTGTGAAAGAAGCGCTGTCCTTAGCCGGGGGATTTGACGTGGCAGATATGTTTCCGTCCAAAGAAATGGATTCATTACATTAG